A window of the Lactuca sativa cultivar Salinas chromosome 7, Lsat_Salinas_v11, whole genome shotgun sequence genome harbors these coding sequences:
- the LOC111895714 gene encoding anther-specific protein SF2 encodes MKMSSLVLSGFRILLVVLAISEMITVKGIKYCEKPATYYRGKCVDEKCLNNCKTFESAEKGHCTTGQEKLVCICVYDCAKMNPPPGGWPPPPPKGKTPIII; translated from the exons ATGAAAATGAGTTCACTTGTTTTATCTGGATTTCGTATCCTCCTCGTCGTTCTTGCTATCTCAG AAATGATTACCGTGAAAGGAATAAAATACTGTGAAAAGCCAGCTACGTATTATAGAGGAAAGTGCGTGGATGAGAAATGTCTTAACAATTGTAAGACTTTTGAGAGTGCAGAAAAAGGACATTGTACCACTGGTCAAGAGAAACTCGTTTGCATTTGCGTATACGACTGTGCCAAGATGAATCCTCCTCCCGGAGGCTGGCCACCACCCCCTCCTAAAGGCAAGACGCCCATCATAATATGA